In Phyllostomus discolor isolate MPI-MPIP mPhyDis1 chromosome 3, mPhyDis1.pri.v3, whole genome shotgun sequence, a single genomic region encodes these proteins:
- the LOC114490749 gene encoding LOW QUALITY PROTEIN: CREB-regulated transcription coactivator 2-like (The sequence of the model RefSeq protein was modified relative to this genomic sequence to represent the inferred CDS: substituted 1 base at 1 genomic stop codon), whose product MATSGANGPGSAAASASNLRKFSEKIALQKQRQAEETAAFEEVMMDIGSTRLQAQKLXLAYTRNSHYGGSLPNVNQISCGLAEFQSPLHSPLDSSRNTRHHGLVERVQRDPRRMVSPLLRYPRHIDSSPYSPAYLSPPPESSWRRTMPWGNFPAEKGQLFRLPSALNRTSSDSALHTSVMNPSPQDTYPGPAPPSALPGRRGGYLDGEMDSKVPAIEESLLDDKHLLKPWDAKKLSSSSSRPRSCEVPGINIFPSPDQPANVPVLPPAKNTGGSLPDLTNLHFPPPLPTPLDPEETAYPNLSGGNSTSNLTHTMTHLGISGGLGLGPGYDAPGSHSPLSHPSLQSSLSNPNLQASLSSPPPQLQGSHSHPSLPASSLARHALPTTSLGHPSLSAPALSSSSSSSTSSAVLGAPPYPASTPGASPRHRRVPLSPLSLPAGPADARRSQQQLPKQFSPTMSPTLSSITQGVPLDTSKLPTDQRLPSYPYSPPSLVLPTQPPT is encoded by the coding sequence ATGGCAACATCGGGGGCGAACGGGCCCGGATCGGCCGCGGCCTCAGCTTCCAATCTGCGCAAGTTTAGTGAGAAGATCGCGCTGCAGAAGCAGCGTCAGGCCGAAGAGACGGCGGCCTTCGAGGAGGTGATGATGGACATCGGCTCCACCCGGTTACAGGCCCAAAAACTGTGACTGGCATACACAAGGAACTCTCATTACGGTGGCTCTCTGCCAAACGTGAACCAGATTAGCTGTGGCCTGGCTGAGTTCCAGAGCCCCCTCCACTCACCGTTGGATTCATCCCGAAACACTCGGCACCATGGACTGGTGGAACGGGTGCAGCGAGATCCCCGGAGAATGGTGTCCCCACTCCTCCGCTACCCCCGCCACATTGACAGCTCTCCCTACAGTCCTGCCTACTTATCTCCTCCCCCGGAGTCCAGCTGGCGGAGGACGATGCCCTGGGGCAATTTCCCTGCAGAGAAGGGGCAGTTGTTTCGACTACCATCTGCACTTAACAGGACAAGTTCTGATTCTGCCCTTCACACAAGCGTGATGAACCCCAGCCCTCAGGACACTTATCCAGGCCCTGCGCCTCCCAGTGCCCTTCCTGGCCGCCGTGGAGGTTATCTGGATGGCGAAATGGACTCCAAAGTCCCTGCCATTGAGGAGAGCTTACTAGATGACAAGCATTTGCTGAAGCCCTGGGATGCTAAGAAGCTGTCCTCATCCTCCTCCCGCCCTCGGTCCTGCGAAGTCCCTGGAATTAACATCTTTCCATCTCCTGACCAGCCTGCCAACGTGCCTGTCCTCCCACCTGCCAAGAACACGGGAGGCTCCTTACCTGACCTCACCAACCTGCACTTTCCCCCACCGCTGCCCACGCCCCTGGACCCAGAGGAGACAGCCTACCCCAACCTGAGTGGGGGCAACAGTACCTCCAATTTGACCCACACCATGACCCACCTGGGCATCAGTGGAGGCCTGGGCCTAGGCCCAGGCTACGATGCACCAGGATCTCATTCACCTCTCAGCCATCCATCCTTGCAGTCCTCCCTAAGCAATCCCAACCTTCAGGCTTCCCTAAGCAGTCCTCCGCCCCAGCTTCAGGGGTCCCACAGTCACCCCTCACTGCCTGCCTCCTCCTTGGCCCGCCATGCACTGCCCACCACCTCCCTGGGTCATCCCTCACTCAGtgccccagccctctcctcctcctcttcttcctccacttcATCTGCTGTGCTGGGTGCCCCCCCTTACCCAGCTTCTACCCCTGGGGCCTCCCCCCGCCACCGCCGTGTACCCCTCAGCCCCCTGAGTTTGCCTGCGGGCCCAGCCGACGCCAGAAGGTCCCAACAGCAGCTGCCCAAACAGTTTTCGCCAACAATGTCACCCACATTGTCTTCCATCACTCAGGGCGTCCCACTGGATACCAGTAAACTGCCCACTGACCAGCGGCTGCCTTCATACCCATATAGCCCCCCAAGTCTGGTTCttcccacccagccacccacc